From the genome of Streptomyces sp. NBC_01116, one region includes:
- the pucL gene encoding factor-independent urate hydroxylase: MPTILGQNQYGKAENRVVKITRDGDTHHIKDLNVSVALSGDMDDVHYSGSNANVLPTDTTKNTVFAFAKEHGIESAEQFGIHLARHFVSSQEPIHRARIRIEEYSWERIATSDGNSRFIGADEVRHSFARKGMETRVSQITYDGENWEVISGLKDLTVMNSTNSEFWGYVKDKYTTLKEAYDRILATDVSARWRYNWTSDEQRMPNWEKSYEQARKHMLHAFAETYSLSLQQTLYQMGSRIINSRSEIDEIRFSLPNNHHFLVDLEPFGLKNDTADGAVYFAADRPYGLIEATVLRDGVEPKIPVDMTNL, from the coding sequence ATGCCCACGATTCTCGGCCAGAACCAGTACGGCAAAGCAGAGAACCGCGTCGTAAAGATCACGCGGGACGGCGACACCCACCACATCAAGGACCTGAACGTCTCGGTCGCCCTCTCCGGCGACATGGACGACGTCCACTACTCCGGCTCCAACGCCAACGTCCTGCCGACCGACACCACCAAGAACACGGTGTTCGCGTTCGCCAAGGAGCACGGGATCGAGTCCGCCGAGCAGTTCGGCATCCACCTCGCGCGGCACTTCGTCTCCTCCCAGGAGCCGATCCACCGCGCCCGGATCCGGATCGAGGAGTACAGCTGGGAGCGCATCGCGACCTCCGACGGCAACTCCAGGTTCATCGGCGCCGACGAGGTCAGGCACTCCTTCGCCCGCAAGGGCATGGAGACCCGCGTCTCCCAGATCACCTACGACGGTGAGAACTGGGAGGTCATCTCGGGCCTCAAGGACCTGACCGTGATGAACTCGACCAACTCCGAGTTCTGGGGCTACGTCAAGGACAAGTACACGACGCTCAAGGAGGCGTACGACCGCATCCTGGCGACGGACGTCTCCGCGCGCTGGCGCTACAACTGGACCAGCGACGAGCAGCGGATGCCGAACTGGGAGAAGTCCTACGAGCAGGCGCGCAAGCACATGCTGCACGCCTTCGCCGAGACGTACTCCCTCTCGCTCCAGCAGACCCTTTACCAGATGGGTTCGCGCATCATCAACAGCCGCAGCGAGATCGACGAGATCCGGTTCTCGCTGCCGAACAACCACCACTTCCTGGTGGATCTCGAACCGTTCGGACTGAAGAACGATACCGCCGATGGTGCTGTCTACTTCGCGGCGGACCGCCCCTACGGTCTGATCGAGGCCACCGTGCTCCGGGACGGCGTCGAGCCGAAGATCCCGGTCGACATGACCAACCTCTGA
- a CDS encoding nucleobase:cation symporter-2 family protein: MAQPATGPAEGPGNDPSKTLVDTAVHPVDEKLPPARLVPAALQHIAAMYAGVVTPPLIIGQAVGLDTAGMTRLIAASLLIAGLATILQTIGLGPFAGNRLPFVNAASSAGIAPMLAIAETSAPGHQLPAIYGAVLVAGVFCLAVGPFFGRLLRFFPPLVTGVVITLIGVTLMPVPVAWAQGGDATAADFGAMKYLALAAFTLVVILLIQRFGRGFLKQVALLMGMFVGTLAAIPFGLADFSALKSAPLAALPTPFAFGAPEFQPAAILSLCIVMLVLMTESSAGMLALGEICDRRTDGRTITRGLRTDGIATLLGPVFGGFPTSAFAQNVGVVSLTRVRSRYVVAAAGGALLVLGAFPVLGAVVSLVPMPVLGGAGIVLFGSIAVSGIRTLSEAGLDDSSNIILVAVALGAGIIPLAAPTFYAGFPAWAQTVLGSGISAGALVAVVLNLFFHHLGTHSRTAVALKSS; the protein is encoded by the coding sequence ATGGCACAGCCTGCAACGGGGCCGGCCGAAGGCCCAGGCAACGACCCCTCGAAAACCCTCGTCGACACGGCGGTTCACCCGGTCGACGAGAAGCTTCCTCCCGCGCGGCTCGTTCCCGCCGCGCTCCAGCACATCGCCGCCATGTACGCGGGCGTCGTCACCCCTCCGCTGATCATCGGCCAGGCCGTCGGCCTGGACACCGCCGGCATGACCCGGCTCATCGCGGCGAGCCTCCTGATCGCCGGACTCGCCACCATCCTCCAGACGATCGGTCTCGGCCCCTTCGCCGGCAACCGGCTCCCCTTCGTCAACGCCGCGTCCTCCGCCGGGATCGCGCCGATGCTCGCCATCGCCGAGACCAGCGCACCGGGCCACCAACTCCCCGCGATCTACGGGGCGGTGCTCGTCGCCGGAGTCTTCTGCCTGGCCGTCGGCCCCTTCTTCGGCCGACTGCTGCGCTTCTTCCCGCCGCTCGTCACCGGCGTGGTCATCACCCTCATCGGCGTCACCCTCATGCCCGTGCCCGTCGCCTGGGCGCAGGGCGGAGACGCCACCGCCGCCGACTTCGGCGCCATGAAGTACCTGGCGCTGGCCGCCTTCACCCTCGTCGTCATCCTGCTCATCCAGCGCTTCGGCCGCGGCTTCCTCAAGCAAGTGGCCCTGCTCATGGGCATGTTCGTCGGCACGCTGGCAGCGATCCCGTTCGGACTCGCCGACTTCTCCGCGCTGAAGTCCGCACCGCTCGCCGCCCTGCCGACCCCCTTCGCCTTCGGCGCGCCGGAGTTCCAGCCCGCCGCGATCCTGTCGCTCTGCATCGTCATGCTCGTCCTGATGACGGAGTCCTCCGCCGGGATGCTCGCCCTCGGCGAGATCTGCGACCGCCGCACCGACGGCCGCACGATCACCCGGGGCCTGCGCACGGACGGCATCGCCACCCTCCTCGGTCCGGTCTTCGGCGGCTTTCCCACCAGCGCCTTCGCCCAGAACGTCGGCGTCGTCTCCCTGACCCGCGTACGCAGCCGGTACGTCGTCGCGGCCGCCGGCGGAGCCCTCCTGGTCCTCGGCGCCTTCCCGGTCCTCGGCGCGGTCGTCTCGCTCGTCCCGATGCCCGTCCTCGGCGGCGCCGGCATCGTCCTCTTCGGCTCCATCGCGGTCAGCGGCATCCGTACGCTCTCCGAGGCGGGCCTCGACGACAGCTCCAACATCATCCTGGTCGCCGTCGCGCTCGGCGCGGGCATCATCCCGCTCGCCGCGCCCACCTTCTACGCCGGCTTCCCGGCCTGGGCGCAGACCGTCCTCGGCTCCGGGATCAGCGCGGGAGCGCTGGTCGCGGTCGTGCTCAACCTGTTCTTCCATCATCTCGGCACCCACAGCCGCACCGCTGTGGCACTCAAATCCTCCTAG
- a CDS encoding 8-oxoguanine deaminase, giving the protein MAASADPQRIVIENCSIATVDAHDTEYASGYIVVAGNRIESIGAGKAPEGLSGVVRRIDGTGHLATPGLVNTHHHFYQWITRGLATDHNLFNWLVALYPTWARIDEPMARAAAQGSLAMMARGGVTTAMDHHYVFPKGSGDLSGAIIGAARDMGVRFTLARGSMDRSEKDGGLPPDFAVETLEGALAATEATVDAHHDASFDAMTQVAVAPCSPFSVSTELMRQGAELARRKGVRLHTHGSETVEEEQFCKELFGMGPTDYFESTGWLGDDVWMAHCVHMNDSDIAAFARTGTGVAHCPSSNARLAAGIARVPDMLAAGVPVGLGVDGTASNESGELHTELRNALLINRLGAHREAALNARQALRLGTFGGAQVLGRADQIGSLEAGKLADLVLWKLDTLAHSSIADPVTALIFGAAAPVTLSLVDGKPVVEGSHLTTVDEDAIARVTRDEARRLAQIAAGA; this is encoded by the coding sequence ATGGCAGCTTCGGCAGACCCTCAGCGCATCGTCATCGAAAACTGTTCGATCGCCACCGTCGACGCCCACGACACGGAGTACGCGTCCGGCTACATCGTCGTGGCGGGCAACCGCATCGAGTCCATCGGCGCCGGCAAGGCTCCGGAGGGCCTGAGCGGAGTCGTCCGGCGGATCGACGGCACCGGGCACCTCGCGACACCCGGCCTGGTCAACACCCACCACCACTTCTACCAGTGGATCACCCGGGGCCTGGCCACCGACCACAACCTCTTCAACTGGCTGGTCGCCCTCTACCCGACCTGGGCGCGCATCGACGAGCCGATGGCCCGCGCCGCCGCGCAGGGCTCGCTCGCCATGATGGCCCGCGGCGGCGTCACCACCGCCATGGACCACCACTACGTCTTCCCGAAGGGCTCCGGCGACCTCTCCGGCGCGATCATCGGCGCCGCCCGCGACATGGGCGTACGGTTCACCCTCGCCCGGGGTTCCATGGACCGCAGCGAGAAGGACGGCGGCCTGCCCCCGGACTTCGCCGTCGAGACCCTCGAAGGCGCGCTCGCCGCCACCGAGGCCACCGTCGACGCTCACCACGACGCCTCCTTCGACGCCATGACCCAGGTGGCCGTCGCACCCTGCTCGCCGTTCTCGGTCTCCACCGAACTGATGCGCCAGGGCGCCGAGTTGGCCCGCCGCAAGGGCGTACGGCTGCACACCCACGGCTCGGAGACCGTCGAGGAGGAGCAGTTCTGCAAGGAGCTGTTCGGGATGGGCCCGACCGACTACTTCGAGTCGACCGGCTGGCTCGGCGACGACGTGTGGATGGCCCACTGCGTCCACATGAACGACTCCGACATCGCCGCCTTCGCCCGTACGGGAACCGGCGTCGCCCACTGCCCGTCCTCCAACGCGCGCCTGGCCGCCGGCATCGCCCGGGTCCCCGACATGCTCGCCGCCGGCGTCCCCGTCGGCCTCGGCGTGGACGGCACCGCCTCCAACGAGTCCGGCGAACTCCACACCGAGCTGCGCAACGCGCTCCTCATCAACCGCCTCGGCGCCCACCGCGAGGCCGCCCTGAACGCCCGTCAGGCCCTGCGCCTCGGGACCTTCGGCGGAGCCCAGGTGCTGGGCCGCGCCGACCAGATCGGCTCCCTGGAGGCCGGCAAGCTCGCCGACCTCGTCCTGTGGAAGCTGGACACCCTGGCCCACTCCTCGATCGCCGACCCGGTGACCGCGCTCATCTTCGGCGCGGCCGCCCCGGTGACCCTGTCCCTCGTCGACGGCAAGCCCGTCGTCGAGGGCAGCCACCTCACCACGGTGGACGAGGACGCCATCGCCCGCGTCACCCGCGACGAGGCCCGCCGCCTCGCGCAGATCGCCGCCGGAGCCTGA